A stretch of the Candidatus Binatus sp. genome encodes the following:
- a CDS encoding MAPEG family protein yields MYGNQGLEIVTLLALLEYSILGLMVGQARHKYGVEAPATTGNPDFERHFRVHMNTLESLIVFIPALWIFSLSVNYHFGVALGLLFVIARIIYALGYLSAPAKRAPGAIATAVINAILVLGSLIGIAIKAL; encoded by the coding sequence ATGTACGGAAATCAGGGACTCGAGATAGTGACGCTGCTGGCGTTGCTCGAATACTCGATACTCGGCCTGATGGTTGGACAAGCGCGACATAAATATGGCGTCGAGGCGCCCGCCACCACCGGCAATCCCGACTTCGAGCGGCACTTCCGTGTGCATATGAACACGCTCGAGAGTCTGATCGTCTTCATCCCGGCATTGTGGATTTTCTCGCTGTCGGTGAACTATCACTTCGGCGTCGCACTCGGATTGTTGTTCGTGATCGCGCGGATCATCTACGCCTTGGGCTACTTGAGCGCGCCGGCCAAGCGCGCGCCTGGCGCAATCGCCACCGCCGTGATCAACGCCATCCTCGTGCTGGGCAGCTTGATCGGAATCGCAATCAAAGCCCTCTAA
- the bluB gene encoding 5,6-dimethylbenzimidazole synthase gives MPADAPNRHAFTDALKRGLYEAIFRRRDIREFISDPIPDDVLARVLTAAHHAASVGFTQPWDFIVVRSLERRRRVKDIFENERQKNAAQFSGERREKYLSLKLEGILEAPLNLIVTCKPNRFGPAVLGKTSIRDVEIYSACLAVENLWLTARAEGLGMGWVSIMRNDALAEIFGIPDDVIPIAYLCLGYVRAFPDRPVLASAQWADRLPPRSLIHFDSWSDASERSSTAADSLLRKIDDHSIWLAIFPEDSPDRPPSRD, from the coding sequence ATGCCGGCCGATGCGCCCAATCGCCACGCCTTCACCGACGCGCTCAAGCGCGGCCTCTACGAGGCGATCTTCCGCCGCCGCGACATCCGGGAGTTCATTTCCGATCCTATTCCCGACGATGTCCTGGCGCGCGTGCTGACCGCGGCCCATCATGCCGCCAGCGTCGGCTTCACGCAGCCGTGGGACTTCATCGTCGTGCGCAGCCTCGAGCGGCGCCGCCGGGTGAAGGATATTTTTGAAAACGAGCGCCAAAAAAACGCGGCTCAGTTCAGCGGCGAGCGCCGCGAAAAATATCTCTCGCTCAAGCTCGAAGGCATCCTCGAAGCTCCGCTCAACCTGATCGTCACCTGCAAGCCCAATCGCTTCGGTCCCGCCGTGCTCGGCAAGACCAGCATCCGCGATGTCGAGATTTACTCGGCGTGTCTGGCGGTCGAAAATCTTTGGCTCACGGCGCGCGCCGAGGGCCTGGGGATGGGATGGGTCAGCATCATGCGCAACGACGCGCTCGCCGAAATTTTCGGCATCCCGGATGACGTCATTCCCATCGCCTATCTATGCCTCGGCTACGTCCGCGCGTTTCCCGACCGCCCCGTACTCGCCAGCGCACAATGGGCCGATCGATTGCCGCCGCGCTCCCTGATTCACTTCGATTCGTGGAGCGACGCGAGCGAGCGAAGCTCGACCGCCGCCGATTCGCTGCTCAGGAAGATCGACGACCATTCCATCTGGCTCGCGATCTTTCCCGAAGATTCACCTGACCGACCGCCCTCGCGCGACTGA
- a CDS encoding TonB-dependent receptor plug domain-containing protein, whose amino-acid sequence MQFSSWILSTIVAISLFAPIARAQEPASAPSPAQTQTKSAPAKPKAAPPATPPKKQEAQKLNPVVVTATRIEQPIADIGTTITVVEDPQIQEQKIDRVGDVLRQVPGLQVTQSGSPGSVTDVSIRGATSAQTLILVDGVEVNSGATGGFDLANLTTDNLDRIEVLRGAGGSLYGSQAIGGVVNVLSREGEGAPTASLVSAGGNRATSQQVATVSGADGNLHYSGAVSYFSTEGFRPVNDNSDNLSLSSRLDYHLGDDTVIRGFARYSASNVSLPNFLVFDGVPLDPTAHDRNEFMLFKGEVEHHFGENLMVRASAFFVRQDLRLNAPPFPAGKVFGAPYFETDSIPDETRGGLAEAIYTWTEGFRTVAGFDFKDRWVRSGSSCTFCEPVSPFGAGTTTFHARRQEYAGYLEQEGSFLDGHLLVTGGFRVDGNSQFGKEVSPAWSVAIPITKISTTLRGSYSEGFRAPAFNELYYPNYGNPNLQPEISSEYDGGFTTNFGERASLTATYFSRRVHNLIVTVPCKYGPSCLFGAEAGNAARVDVQGVEVVPSLTIVKGLTLSGNVTVLDETHKDAPLNFAKAFLTPPRPLRVAKHTASALLQYVRSANFLPNDRITASVNYIFVGDRDDITVSGVPPIANHAAYNLVSAVVSYAMGIPLSHVNNEEVFARVSNLMDRDYSEAFGFPAPTINVLAGVKLDFD is encoded by the coding sequence ATGCAGTTTTCTAGTTGGATCCTGTCGACAATAGTTGCGATATCGCTGTTCGCGCCGATCGCGCGGGCCCAGGAGCCTGCGTCGGCGCCGTCGCCGGCGCAAACTCAGACCAAGTCCGCGCCGGCAAAGCCGAAGGCCGCGCCGCCGGCGACGCCGCCCAAGAAACAGGAGGCGCAGAAGCTCAATCCGGTGGTCGTCACCGCAACCAGGATCGAGCAGCCGATCGCCGACATCGGTACCACGATCACGGTCGTCGAAGACCCGCAAATCCAGGAGCAGAAAATCGACCGGGTCGGCGACGTGCTCCGCCAGGTGCCCGGCCTGCAGGTCACCCAGAGCGGCTCGCCCGGCTCGGTCACCGACGTATCGATTCGCGGCGCGACCTCGGCACAGACGCTGATCCTTGTCGACGGGGTCGAAGTCAACTCGGGCGCGACCGGCGGCTTCGACCTGGCCAACCTGACGACCGACAATCTCGATCGCATCGAGGTTTTGCGCGGCGCGGGCGGTTCGTTGTACGGCTCGCAGGCGATCGGCGGCGTCGTCAATGTGCTCTCGCGGGAGGGCGAGGGCGCTCCGACAGCGAGCCTGGTTTCAGCGGGCGGCAATCGCGCGACCAGCCAGCAGGTCGCCACCGTCAGCGGCGCCGACGGAAATCTCCATTACTCGGGCGCGGTGTCGTACTTCTCGACCGAGGGGTTTCGTCCGGTCAACGACAACTCGGACAACCTCTCGCTCTCGTCTCGGCTCGATTACCATCTCGGCGACGACACCGTGATCCGCGGCTTTGCGCGCTATAGCGCGTCGAACGTGAGCCTGCCCAATTTTCTGGTGTTTGATGGCGTGCCGCTCGATCCGACGGCGCACGACCGCAACGAGTTCATGCTGTTCAAGGGCGAGGTCGAGCATCACTTCGGCGAAAACCTGATGGTGCGCGCGAGCGCGTTTTTCGTGCGCCAGGACCTGCGCCTGAACGCGCCGCCATTTCCGGCAGGCAAGGTTTTCGGAGCACCCTATTTCGAGACGGATTCGATTCCCGACGAGACTCGCGGCGGCCTCGCCGAGGCGATCTACACTTGGACAGAAGGCTTTCGCACGGTGGCCGGCTTCGATTTCAAGGATCGATGGGTCCGCTCGGGCAGCTCCTGCACCTTTTGCGAGCCCGTGTCTCCGTTCGGGGCGGGAACGACCACATTCCACGCGCGCCGCCAGGAATACGCGGGATACCTCGAGCAGGAGGGCAGTTTCCTCGACGGCCACCTTCTCGTCACCGGCGGATTTCGCGTCGATGGCAACAGCCAGTTCGGCAAGGAGGTCAGCCCCGCGTGGTCGGTCGCGATTCCGATTACAAAAATCTCGACCACCTTGCGCGGCAGCTACAGCGAAGGTTTTCGCGCGCCCGCATTCAACGAGCTGTACTACCCGAACTACGGCAATCCCAATCTGCAGCCCGAGATTTCCAGCGAGTACGACGGCGGATTCACCACCAACTTCGGCGAGCGCGCCTCTCTGACCGCGACCTACTTCTCGCGCCGCGTGCACAACCTGATTGTCACCGTGCCATGCAAGTACGGCCCGTCGTGTCTTTTCGGTGCGGAAGCGGGCAACGCGGCGCGCGTGGACGTGCAGGGCGTCGAGGTCGTTCCGAGCCTCACCATCGTCAAGGGACTGACGCTGAGCGGCAACGTGACCGTGCTCGACGAGACGCATAAAGATGCGCCGCTCAACTTCGCCAAGGCGTTTTTGACCCCGCCGCGTCCGCTGCGGGTGGCGAAGCACACCGCGTCGGCGCTGCTGCAATACGTGCGGAGCGCGAATTTTCTCCCCAACGATCGAATCACGGCCAGCGTCAATTACATCTTCGTCGGCGATCGCGACGACATCACGGTGAGCGGAGTTCCACCCATCGCGAATCACGCCGCGTACAATCTTGTCAGCGCGGTCGTGTCGTACGCGATGGGAATCCCGCTCAGCCATGTGAACAACGAGGAGGTTTTCGCGCGCGTGTCGAACCTGATGGACCGCGACTATTCGGAAGCGTTCGGATTTCCCGCGCCGACGATTAACGTGCTGGCGGGGGTGAAGCTGGATTTCGATTAG
- the glnE gene encoding bifunctional [glutamate--ammonia ligase]-adenylyl-L-tyrosine phosphorylase/[glutamate--ammonia-ligase] adenylyltransferase, producing MAASVIVYVMRRKHAQSPQLAVLAKRLRDRLGNDRLAQQALAAVEERAPDDQLALAFLLKLAEDSAAALKGVLRDRAAGSDLVFCLGSSELIATELSLAGPGWAKIFLDARVQTIDGLVAAMRQERARIDAPDRHGAAAVLGRFMRATMVQVAIADLLDRLSAGETALAMSELADQCIGTALELATGFLGGRAGEIGRFCILAMGKLGARELNLSSDVDLVYLHASSGSPDSSEAASRLGEWFTEILSAGCFRIDLRLRPGGRSAPLVTPIEGAINYYESVGQTWERAALLRARPVAGALEIGHQLRAELNHFVFRSYLDFDTLRQLRAMKRQIEAELKTPAMIERNIKLGRGGIRELEFIVQALTLIYGGRDPRLRTEQTVGALEKLDSLGYLPSKRARELSDAYLFLRDVEHKLQIVAGLQTHVLPADDDGMRALAARMGFGKGPGALEKFSEQLKSHRALVATQFRETLAGGEEESTRSVSGAAESAWRSALDPDTSTRYLRELGFARADESARQLELLAHGPSHAPTSPRRRELLERLGPMLIDEISRLPDPDLALMNLAEFIGAIGARTSFLALLEQHPATRRIVLRLFASSAYLSTIFIRHPDMLDTLVRSDLAATRRSPAELRDELAGLIAASPDFESKLDALRAFRHQEFLRIAIADLAGDLELFDVQRELTSLAETVLDEAMSLARIQTEARFPIPATMRLCAIAMGRLGASEMSYNSDLDLIFVYDDRAEVAAGSREIASRITQKLIAILESRTREGYAYKLDLRLRPSGNAGPLVTSLAGFRDYHRQSSAVWERQALVRARVITGDRELGREVEAARQEFVYGRGLTAAEVGEIAAMRRRMEKEIGAENKTRLNIKQGRGGLVDVEFLAQMMALSHGHRSPELRVRDTMGLLEALDGLHLLTPADAAVLEDGYRFLSRLENRLRIESDQPAWAVPTSVVALRPLARRMGFEGRSGAARMLAELAQRRDRIRAIFERYFAAEQARGA from the coding sequence GTTATCGTTTACGTGATGCGACGCAAGCACGCGCAATCCCCGCAGCTCGCGGTCCTGGCCAAAAGGTTGAGGGACAGGCTGGGCAACGATCGCCTGGCGCAGCAGGCGCTGGCCGCCGTCGAGGAGCGCGCGCCGGACGACCAGCTGGCGCTGGCGTTTTTACTCAAGCTCGCCGAAGATTCCGCCGCCGCGCTGAAAGGCGTGCTGCGCGATCGCGCCGCGGGCAGCGACCTGGTCTTTTGCCTCGGCTCATCGGAGCTGATCGCGACCGAACTGTCATTGGCCGGACCCGGGTGGGCGAAGATTTTTCTCGACGCGCGCGTCCAGACCATCGACGGGCTGGTCGCCGCGATGCGCCAGGAGCGCGCCAGGATCGACGCGCCGGACAGGCATGGCGCAGCCGCGGTGCTCGGGCGATTCATGCGCGCGACGATGGTCCAGGTGGCGATTGCCGATCTGCTCGACCGGCTGAGCGCCGGCGAAACGGCGCTGGCGATGTCGGAGCTGGCCGACCAATGCATTGGCACGGCGCTGGAACTTGCGACCGGCTTTCTGGGCGGACGCGCGGGCGAGATTGGGCGATTCTGCATCCTGGCGATGGGCAAGCTGGGCGCGCGCGAACTGAACCTCAGCTCGGACGTCGATTTGGTCTATCTTCATGCCTCGTCGGGTTCGCCGGATAGTTCCGAAGCGGCGTCGCGCCTGGGTGAATGGTTTACCGAAATTTTATCGGCGGGATGCTTTCGAATCGATCTGCGGCTTCGGCCGGGCGGCCGTTCCGCGCCGCTGGTGACGCCGATTGAAGGTGCGATCAACTATTACGAGAGCGTCGGACAGACGTGGGAACGGGCGGCACTGCTGCGCGCGCGGCCGGTCGCCGGCGCGCTCGAAATCGGGCACCAACTACGCGCGGAGCTGAATCACTTTGTGTTTCGCAGCTACCTGGATTTCGACACGCTGCGCCAGTTGCGCGCGATGAAGCGGCAGATCGAGGCGGAACTGAAAACGCCCGCGATGATCGAGCGCAACATCAAGCTCGGCCGCGGCGGAATCCGCGAGCTCGAATTCATCGTGCAAGCGCTCACCCTGATTTACGGTGGACGCGATCCCCGGCTTCGAACCGAGCAGACCGTCGGCGCGCTCGAGAAGCTCGATTCACTCGGCTATCTGCCGTCGAAACGCGCGCGCGAGCTTTCCGACGCGTACCTGTTCCTGCGCGACGTCGAGCACAAGCTGCAAATCGTCGCGGGCCTGCAAACCCACGTGTTGCCTGCCGATGATGACGGGATGCGCGCGCTTGCGGCGCGAATGGGTTTTGGCAAGGGGCCGGGAGCGCTCGAGAAATTCAGCGAGCAACTGAAATCTCATCGGGCCCTGGTTGCGACGCAATTCCGCGAGACGCTGGCCGGCGGCGAGGAAGAGTCAACGCGCTCGGTCTCCGGCGCGGCGGAATCGGCGTGGAGATCGGCGCTCGATCCGGATACCTCGACCCGCTACCTGCGCGAGCTTGGCTTTGCGCGCGCTGACGAAAGCGCGCGCCAGCTCGAGCTGCTGGCTCACGGACCCTCGCATGCCCCGACCAGTCCGCGCCGTCGCGAGTTGCTCGAGCGGCTTGGCCCGATGCTGATCGACGAGATCAGCAGGCTGCCCGATCCGGACCTGGCGCTGATGAATCTGGCCGAGTTCATCGGTGCGATCGGCGCGCGCACCTCGTTCCTGGCGTTGCTCGAACAGCATCCCGCGACCCGGCGCATCGTGCTGCGGCTGTTCGCTTCGAGCGCCTACCTCTCCACCATCTTCATCCGCCATCCCGACATGCTCGATACTCTGGTGCGCTCCGATCTCGCGGCGACGCGGCGCAGTCCGGCTGAACTGCGCGATGAGTTGGCGGGATTGATCGCGGCGAGTCCGGATTTCGAGAGCAAGCTCGACGCGCTCCGCGCATTTCGGCATCAGGAATTCCTGCGCATCGCGATCGCCGACCTGGCCGGGGATCTCGAACTGTTCGACGTCCAACGCGAACTCACGAGTCTGGCCGAAACGGTGCTGGACGAGGCGATGTCGCTCGCGCGGATTCAGACCGAGGCTCGCTTCCCGATTCCCGCCACGATGCGGCTGTGCGCGATTGCGATGGGCCGGCTCGGCGCCAGTGAAATGTCATACAACTCCGACCTCGACCTGATCTTTGTTTACGACGATCGCGCGGAAGTCGCCGCCGGCAGCCGGGAAATCGCGTCGCGAATCACGCAGAAGTTGATCGCAATCCTCGAATCGCGCACGCGCGAGGGCTACGCCTACAAGCTCGACCTGCGGCTGCGCCCGTCGGGTAACGCGGGCCCGCTGGTCACCTCGCTGGCCGGGTTTCGCGACTATCATCGACAAAGTTCAGCGGTCTGGGAGCGCCAGGCGCTGGTGCGCGCGCGGGTGATAACCGGCGACCGGGAACTGGGCCGCGAGGTCGAAGCGGCGCGCCAGGAATTCGTGTACGGCCGCGGACTGACGGCGGCCGAGGTCGGCGAAATAGCGGCGATGCGCCGGCGGATGGAGAAGGAGATCGGCGCCGAGAACAAGACGCGGCTGAACATCAAGCAGGGTCGCGGCGGCTTGGTGGACGTCGAGTTCCTTGCGCAAATGATGGCGTTGTCGCACGGCCATCGCAGCCCGGAGCTGCGCGTGCGCGACACGATGGGCTTGCTCGAGGCGCTCGACGGCCTCCACCTGCTGACGCCCGCCGACGCGGCCGTTCTCGAAGACGGCTACCGATTCTTGTCGCGCCTGGAAAATCGGCTCCGTATCGAGAGCGACCAGCCGGCCTGGGCCGTCCCGACCTCGGTGGTTGCTCTGCGCCCGCTGGCGCGCCGGATGGGATTCGAAGGGCGAAGCGGCGCGGCGCGAATGCTGGCCGAGCTGGCGCAGCGGCGCGACCGGATCCGTGCAATCTTCGAGCGATATTTTGCGGCCGAGCAGGCAAGGGGAGCTTGA
- the cobS gene encoding adenosylcobinamide-GDP ribazoletransferase, translated as MSDDASAPAGDAMLASGFFTELRLAISFLTIVPVIDRRRASKDAVAASFAWFPIVGFVLGAALTAEDWLLAHVFAQVIRSVLIIVSLTVVTGAIHLDGLADTADALGAGRDRERALEILRDSRVGTFGASAIFFDLTLKILALSTLAGQRRYAALLLAPMLARWAMLLVASGLVYLRSCGSGSTLLGNQSKSLGSRAVFVAIFTLAVVPMLGALRAVALVTAVAIVIVFKMRWFYRRWLGGVTGDLIGACGELVEIAVLITMAS; from the coding sequence ATGAGCGACGACGCGAGCGCGCCGGCCGGCGACGCCATGCTCGCGAGCGGCTTCTTTACGGAACTGCGGCTCGCAATCAGCTTCCTTACCATTGTGCCGGTGATCGATCGCCGTCGCGCATCCAAGGACGCCGTCGCGGCATCGTTCGCATGGTTCCCGATTGTCGGTTTCGTTCTCGGCGCCGCGCTCACCGCCGAGGATTGGCTGCTCGCTCACGTCTTTGCGCAGGTGATTCGCTCGGTTCTCATCATCGTCTCTCTCACCGTCGTCACCGGCGCGATTCATCTCGACGGATTGGCGGACACGGCCGACGCGCTCGGCGCGGGACGCGATCGCGAGCGCGCGCTCGAGATTCTCCGCGACAGCCGCGTCGGGACTTTCGGCGCGAGCGCAATTTTCTTCGATTTGACGCTCAAAATCCTCGCGCTCTCGACTCTGGCGGGTCAGCGCCGATACGCCGCTCTGCTGCTGGCGCCGATGCTCGCGCGTTGGGCGATGCTCCTGGTCGCCTCGGGATTGGTCTATCTGCGCTCCTGCGGCTCAGGATCGACGCTGCTCGGCAACCAAAGCAAAAGCCTGGGCTCCCGCGCTGTCTTCGTCGCGATTTTCACACTCGCCGTTGTGCCGATGCTGGGTGCGTTGCGCGCGGTCGCTCTTGTCACCGCGGTCGCAATAGTAATCGTGTTCAAGATGCGCTGGTTCTACCGGCGATGGCTGGGAGGAGTGACGGGTGACTTGATCGGCGCGTGCGGCGAGCTGGTCGAGATTGCGGTCCTCATCACGATGGCATCGTGA
- the cobU gene encoding bifunctional adenosylcobinamide kinase/adenosylcobinamide-phosphate guanylyltransferase yields MGTVTLITGGARSGKSMQALKLALPYQRRFFVATGQALDEEMTARIEFHQTTRPPDFQTVEEPVQVVAALERLGDRADLVVLDCLTLWISNLMQRREMDGTILAEADKLAAALKDASFASIVVTDEVGAGIVPTDHAASRRFRDLLGWTNQKVAAVAEQALLMVAGYPLKLK; encoded by the coding sequence ATGGGCACGGTAACGCTAATCACCGGCGGCGCTCGAAGCGGCAAGAGTATGCAGGCGTTGAAGCTTGCGCTCCCATATCAACGCAGATTCTTCGTCGCGACCGGGCAGGCGCTCGATGAAGAAATGACGGCGCGAATCGAATTTCATCAAACGACGCGACCGCCGGACTTTCAGACCGTCGAAGAGCCGGTCCAGGTGGTCGCCGCGCTCGAGCGGCTCGGCGATCGCGCGGACCTGGTAGTGCTCGATTGCCTGACGCTATGGATATCCAACCTGATGCAGCGCCGCGAGATGGACGGGACCATTCTCGCGGAGGCGGACAAGCTGGCGGCGGCGCTGAAGGATGCGTCGTTCGCGAGCATCGTCGTGACCGATGAAGTTGGAGCGGGAATCGTGCCGACGGATCACGCGGCGTCGCGCCGTTTTCGCGATCTGCTGGGATGGACCAATCAGAAAGTCGCGGCCGTCGCGGAGCAGGCGCTGCTGATGGTCGCGGGATATCCGCTCAAACTGAAGTGA
- the tpx gene encoding thiol peroxidase, with protein sequence MAEERKGAVTMRGNPMTLVGPEIKVGQKAPNFNVVGKGMQPATLDQFKGKVKIISSVPSLDTPVCDAETRRFNVEASKLPGDVQILTISMDLPFAQARWCGAAGVDKITTLSDWRSASFGTGYGTLIKELHLLARCVFVVDKNDKVTYVEYVKEVAEQPNFEAALEAARKAAAA encoded by the coding sequence ATGGCGGAAGAACGCAAAGGCGCCGTTACGATGCGGGGAAACCCGATGACCCTGGTCGGCCCCGAAATCAAGGTCGGACAAAAGGCACCCAACTTCAACGTCGTCGGCAAGGGGATGCAGCCCGCGACGCTCGACCAGTTCAAGGGCAAGGTCAAAATCATCTCCAGCGTCCCCTCGCTCGACACTCCAGTCTGCGACGCCGAGACGCGCCGCTTCAACGTGGAAGCGAGCAAGCTGCCCGGCGACGTCCAGATTCTCACCATCTCGATGGATCTGCCGTTTGCGCAGGCGCGATGGTGCGGCGCGGCCGGCGTGGACAAGATCACCACGCTCAGCGACTGGCGCAGCGCGAGTTTCGGCACCGGCTACGGCACGTTGATCAAGGAGCTGCATCTGCTCGCGCGCTGCGTTTTCGTGGTGGATAAGAACGACAAGGTCACCTACGTCGAATACGTCAAGGAAGTCGCCGAGCAGCCCAACTTCGAAGCTGCGCTGGAAGCGGCCAGGAAAGCCGCCGCAGCCTGA
- the cobT gene encoding nicotinate-nucleotide--dimethylbenzimidazole phosphoribosyltransferase: MSLLDQTIASILPLDNEAAWAADARLNSLTKPPRSLGHLEELVRRYAAIRHDESVKSGRGAIAVFVADHGVADEGVSAFPQAVTAEMLRNIAAGGAAISVLARRFGYPLKVVDVGVKIDTSTEPLKGVTYRRVGAGTRNFLDGPAMTPEDTTRALEVGIDIARGLADSGATLIGIGEMGIANSTPAAAILSALTAIPPDSMVGRGTGLDDAGVRRKIEVVVRALELHRAATASGQSMLAALGGFEIAAMAGVCIGGAALNVPIVVDGFIATAAAAVAEKIHPGLFDHLFFSHRSSEGGHALALEHFKLRPILDLDLRLGEGTGAALAMNVIESALDLFHNMATFAGAGVSGKVR; this comes from the coding sequence ATGTCTTTGCTCGACCAAACTATCGCCTCGATCCTCCCGCTCGACAACGAAGCGGCGTGGGCCGCCGACGCGCGTCTGAACTCCCTGACCAAGCCGCCCCGCAGTCTTGGCCATCTCGAAGAACTCGTGCGCCGCTACGCCGCAATCCGCCACGACGAATCGGTAAAGTCCGGACGCGGTGCGATTGCCGTCTTCGTCGCCGATCACGGCGTCGCGGACGAGGGCGTCAGCGCATTCCCGCAGGCCGTCACGGCCGAGATGCTCCGCAACATCGCCGCCGGCGGCGCCGCAATCAGCGTGCTCGCGCGCCGCTTCGGTTACCCGCTCAAAGTCGTCGATGTCGGCGTCAAGATCGATACCAGCACCGAGCCGCTTAAGGGCGTGACTTATCGGCGCGTCGGCGCCGGCACTCGCAACTTCCTCGACGGCCCGGCGATGACGCCGGAGGATACGACGCGTGCGCTCGAAGTGGGAATCGACATCGCCCGCGGGCTCGCCGATAGCGGAGCGACGTTGATCGGCATCGGCGAGATGGGAATCGCGAACAGTACGCCAGCCGCCGCGATCCTTTCGGCGCTAACCGCGATCCCGCCGGACTCGATGGTGGGGCGAGGCACCGGACTCGATGACGCCGGCGTGCGCCGCAAGATCGAAGTGGTCGTGCGCGCGCTCGAGCTGCATCGCGCGGCGACGGCGTCGGGCCAGTCGATGCTGGCTGCGCTCGGCGGTTTCGAGATCGCTGCGATGGCCGGGGTGTGCATCGGCGGCGCCGCACTCAATGTCCCGATCGTGGTTGACGGTTTCATCGCGACGGCGGCCGCCGCGGTCGCGGAGAAGATTCATCCGGGATTGTTCGATCATCTCTTTTTCAGCCATCGCTCCTCCGAGGGCGGCCATGCGCTCGCGCTCGAGCACTTCAAGCTCCGTCCCATTCTCGATCTCGACCTCAGATTGGGCGAAGGCACCGGCGCCGCACTCGCGATGAACGTGATCGAATCCGCGCTCGACTTGTTCCACAACATGGCGACGTTCGCGGGCGCGGGCGTCTCCGGCAAAGTGCGATGA